ATCCAGGTTGTAGTTGGGAAAGGGGTAACTATCGCCCGCGCCGGTGTAGTTGCCGTTCTCGTCGAAACGAGGCGATGACAGGAAGTCGAGTGTCACGATTCGGAAGGTCTCCCCTGCATCGCCAACCAGCTGCCCGTCTTTGACGAGCTGGGCGATGACGGCACCGTCATCGTCGTGGATGAATGCATCCTGAATTCGGCTGCCAACGTCCTTGGCCGGATCGAAGGAGAACTTCACTCCGGAGACCTGGGGGAAGCGACCATCCACATCGGGCAGTGCACCGATGCCGTGCTCCAGCAAGCCGACGATTTCCTGGCGGGTCAGCGTCAGCAGACGCAGGCCGTTGTTGAAAGCGAGAGTGGACTTGATGTCGTTCTGAGAAATTGCCCCTTCGTCTTTGGAGAGTCCGAGAATGTCATCGCTCTCAGCCTCGCTCGGACCACGTGAGGAGGAGTCACCAATGCTGGCGCGGATGCCGCCACCGTTCTTGATCGACAGCACAACCGTGGGATCGAAAGCTTTGGCCGCAGCGAGGTTGGCGTCTGCAGTGAGATTGCCCAGATTGGTTTCCTGGGTGCGCACGCCATCAGGATCAGTGGCTTTGCCCGTCCCCGAGCGCGTGGCGTTGAGGAACACATCGGAATAGCCAAGGATTCCGTATTCACCAGATGCGATCTGCTCTCGCACTTCATTCACGATCCTGGAGATTTCAGGATCCACAAGAGCCTCAGCCTTGAGATCCACCACGCCTTGCGCGTCGGTGGCGTAGTTACCGGAAACCACAGGGTCGTAAGAACTATCCAGCAGATTGCCGCTGGCGTCGAAATCGATTACAAAGCGACCGAGGTAGCTGTAGTCACCAGGGCCGGAAACCACGGCTGTGCGGGTGCCACCAGCATTCGTGAAGAACTGGGGATAGTCGCCCTGCTTGGTATCTCCATCACGCAGCCGGTCGTTGCTGTCGACCAAACGGGCCTCAGAGCCGCCAGCCATGATGATGTCGACGTTTCTGAGCTTCTGAGCGAGAGACTTCTCAATGTCAAGGATCTGCAGGTGCGAGGTCAGAACGACTTTGTTCAGACCGGGGTTGGCTGCCACAACAGCATCCACTTCCCTTTGAATTTCAACCGCAAGGGCATCGATCTCCGCAGCGCTGAGATCCTGCGCACTCACCACTGGACGGGCCGTCACTCCATCGGTGCTCGTGATGAAAGCCAGGCCTGGAGTCGTGGCGCCGATCACACCAATTTTCTCCCCACCGCGCGTGATCACCGTTGAAGAGGTGATGGAATTGCCCTGAGGAGCCGCCCCACCAGGCTTCACCAGAGGCGACAGGTCAGCGTTAGAGGAAAAATCCAGGTTGGAACTGAGGTAGGGAAAAGTCGTTCCCCGAAAAGCAGACCCGAGGATGGAGCCCACATCCGATCCACCAGAAATCAGCTCAGCGAACGTGTCAGCACCATCGTCGAATTCATGGTTGCCGATCGCTGCCGCATCCAGACCCAGCTGGTTCTGAATTTCAATATCGGCAATGCCCTTGGTGCCATAAAGGTCCTTCGAGGCACTGAAGAACAAGCCCGGCAGATACGTGTCACCGCCGCCGAGAGTGAGGTTCGCATCAGCTCCGACGCTCTGACCGCGCAGCGCTGCCAACACGGCCGACAACCTGGGGATGTCATCAAGGATGGTATTGCTGGCTGCCGAAGGGTCAGACAGGTGGAAGAGCTGAAGGCGGAAAGCCATCGAAGCAAGAGCAGACCATTCAACTAAGCCATAAATCGCAAACCAATTCATTAAGGGGCGATGAAGATCACCGCTAGAAAGCATGCAGATGCGCAAAAAGTGCGCTTGAAGACCAAGCCAATGTGCGCAGCTATACCTCTTCAGCCCGGTGAATTCGCTCGGTTGAGCGCGATACTGAAGCAGCTGCCCTTCCCGACAGTTGACTGAACGGACACCTCGCCTCCCATTCCCAACACGAACATTTTCACAATCGATAAGCCAAGGCCAGAACTACTTTCGCCACGCCGGAGATTCACTCCCTGCGCACGCTTGAATCGATCGAAAATAAGCTGATGCTGGTCTTCAGGAATACCCTGGCCATGATCAACAACATTGAAGATCACCTTTTCGGCAGTCGCATTGATCCTCAACACGACCTCGCTGTCTGAGTCCGAATATTTGACCGCATTCTCTATTAGGTTGCTCAAACATTGAATCAAACGATCAGAGTCACCAATCGCAAGCAAAGAGGCTGACAGTTCACTTTCCAGAACGATCTTACGAGCTGGATAAGCTTTTCTAGCCAGTTTGACGACCTCATTGGCGCTGGCCATACTCTCAAAAGATTCGCGGAGAATCTGGAGCTGATTACTCTCAGCGCGAATCAAATCAAGCAGATCACTTAACATTCGATTGATGCGCAGTGACTCACGATTGGCAACTTCAAGGGACTCAATCGACGAAGAGCTCAACATCGTCTCACGATTTAAAACCGATTGAATAAAACCTGATATGACCGTCAATGGCGTACGAAATTCATGAGATATTGTTGAAGCAAATTGCTTCTGCCGTGAAGAGGCCAGCCTCAAGCGTTCAACCATATGATTAAACTCCTGAAGTAGAGGAAGAAATTCAGACGGCTGAGAGTTTGTATCGAGAAACGCGGAGTCGAGCTCATTCAGTTCAACAGCTGCAAGATCACGCTGGATCGCACGCACAGGCCGAAAGATCAATCGCAGACAACCAAGCATTAAGACGGCAAGCACAAGCATCAAAACAATTTCAGACCAAAACTTGATACGACCAATAATCACGAGCAAAGGCATTGAATACACAGGACGCAGATAGATATAGAATCCTGACTGCTCACCACCCGGCAACTTCACTGCTTTGAGTGCAATCGCCTGATTCCCGTCGCGATTAACAATTAAAAAGCCATCATCTTCAGCGATGACTTGATTTGACCAGTCAAGCAAATCCTGGTGGGAATAATAAAGACCAGCTCCGGAAGCAGCCTGAAGGCCAGCAGAACCATAGATCCAAGCTGTTTTACCATCTTCAAAAGTGAGACCGCGCAACAGAAACTGGTAGTCATTCAAAGTACAACAATTAAAAGCACGTTCTACAGAAAAACTATCGAGGCGCTTCGTGACTACGTTGGAGGTTCGGCTCAGCTGCCGAGACATTTTGTCTTCAAGAAAACTTGTCAAAAAATACGAGAAGAGCCCGTCGGAAATAGCAGTACTGACCTGTGCTTGCGCAAGTATCATTAAAAAGCTGATCAGGAAGAATCGCCTAGCAATCGACCAAGGACGACGGACTCGCTTAAAAATAGTTCGTGACATGCTCAGCACGAGGGAAGCGATATGGTTTCATCCAGCAACTGATCAATCTCACTATGAATGCGATCTGGAAACCGCTCGCTCGGCAATTCGAAGCCAAGGTAGCCCCATTGATCCAGAACCAGTTTCCCGTTTTGTGTAGATGGATTCAATGCAACAAGGGCATCACGGACTTGATCTAGCTTGTCCATAACTTGAGGGGTAATTCCCTTTCCTGCAGCGGCAAAATAATCATTACGACGCAAAGAACTGGTCCAAACCACACCGACCTCAGATCGAAGACTCTCCGGAACCTGTTGCAGAGGATCTCCACCAAAACTTGCAACAAACGCAAAATCAACCATTCCTTCGGCAACAAGATCAGCGAGATTATCCTGCATTGGCTCATGCAAACATCCTCCGATCAATTCGTAATCGAAACCCTGAGTCTTCATTTCCAGTAATGGCTGCAGAAAAGCTGCTCCCGAATGACGACTCCCAAACCCAACTCGCATTCCAACCAGTTGATTGAGCTTCATTGGACCAGAAAGAGACATCGACCTCAACATGCGATGACGACCCAACAAAACCATTCGAAACGACTTTTTCTGAACGACAAGTGGCTCCACACTGGGCATGATTTGGCGTAATCGATGTCCCCCATAAACCCCTACATTAAGAACATCAATCAAACCCCGCTGCAACATTGCATGACTATGTGCGTAATTAATAGCTGGCACATACTCAATGTTAAGCCCAGTTGCTTTCTTCAGATAGCCTGTAACAACAGACATTCGCCGGTTGATTCGATCCTGCGATTGGTAGGGCTCCTCTGATATACGAAGGTCGACTTGAGGCTGTTCAGAGGATGACTCAGATGTCGTTGAGACTGGTGAACGCACGCAGCCCATCAGCATTAGAGCAGCAACGGTGCTGAGTCCAGCCTTTATTCTGCTGTTCAGCACAGTCAAGGCTCTGAAGCTTTCAATCAGCTTAGAAGCGATCGACCTTCGCGTCACCTCACCGGGAAGGTGCTTACAGTTTGCTCACGAATCCGCTTCAAGATGGAAAGCCATCAAACTCAAATTCTGATTGCAGATGATGAAGCAAACATCCTGATGCTTTTAAACATGGAGCTTGAGGCCGAAGGGTACAGCGTGCTTGCTTGCGACGACGGATCGAAGGCACTGGCGCAAATCCGTGAATCACGACCGGCACTCGCTCTGCTGGATTGGAACATGCCAATGATTACGGGCCTTGACGTCTGCAGACGGTTGCGGGAGACAGGCAATCAACTTCCGGTGATCATGATCACAGCCCGCGATGAAATGGACGATCGCATTGCTGCTCTGGAGGCTGGTGCTGACGATTTCATTGCCAAACCCTTCAACATCCGCGAAGTACTAGCCCGTGTGAAAGCACTTTTAAGGCGCAGCTCCACAGCCAGCGCAGATCATCTCAATTTCGGCGATCTTCAACTCAACGGCCCAGAACGTTGCTGCACCTATGCCGGAACACCACTCAATCTCACCGTCAGAGAGTTCGACCTACTGGAGTGCTTCATGCGCAATCCACGCCAGGCCCTGAGCCGTCCTCAATTAATTCAGCACGTTTGGGGAGAGGACTACTTCGGTGACGACAACGTTGTGGATGTCTATGTGCGCTACTTACGCAAGAAGCTTGAAGACGTCGTACCCGAGCGCATTATTCAGACAATCCGCGGCATCGGGTTTGCCCTTCGGCTTGAAGCGTAATCAACCCAGATCCGCCAAGCGCTTACGAGCCAGGTCCGCCTGAGCTTCGGCTTCCGCGAGATTGGCGCGGCACTCTGCCACCACCTCCGGCGGCGCCTTGCCAGCAAAGTTGGGATTCCCAAGCCGGCCCGCCAGGCCCTTGATCTCCTTCTCGGCCTTGGCGATGTCTTTTTCCAGGCGGCCCTTGAGTGCCTCGAGATCCACCAGGCCTTCGATCGGCAGCAGCACCTGCAGCTCACCGCTCACCCCCGCCAGGGCCTTGGCCACCGGAGCCGCATCCGCCTCTGCCGGCGCCATCACCGCCACCGACTCCGCCCGCGTCAGGGCCGTGATGTCGGCCGTGCCCTGGTTGAGCACAGCAGCAAGCTCGCCGCGGCCGGTGACGAAGCGCACCGGCACCGATTGGGAGGGCTTGAGACCGGCCACCGCCCGCAGGTTGCGCACCACTCGGATGGCAGCGATCAGCTCAGTGAAAGACGCTTCCAACCCGTCATCCAGAGCGGTTTCATCCAGCACCGGCCAGGGCTGCAGGGCCAGGAACGTAGTCTCCGGCTCGCCGGTGACGCTGTGCCAGAGCTCCTCGGTGAGGTGGGGCATCAGCGGATGCAGCATCAGGTGCATCTGACTGATCACCTTGGCCAGCACCTGCTTGGCCACCCGCTGATCAGCCAGGGCCTGGGCTGAGGGATTCTCACCGGGGTTGAGCCGGCGCTTGCTCAGCTCCAGATACCAGTCGCAGACGTCGTTCCAGGCGAACTCATAGAGGCCCTTGGCCGCTTCACCCAAGGCATAGCTTCCATAGCGTTCCGCCGTCTCCCGGTTCACCCGGGCCAGGCGGGAGAGAATCCAACGGTCCGCCAGCTGCAGGGCTGCGGGGTCTGGCTCCCCCAGCTGGGCTGGCGTTTCACCGCCCAGGTTCATCAGGGCGAAGCGGGTGGCATTCCAGAGCTTGTTGGCGAAGTTGCGCGACGCCTCCACCGTGGCGGAGGTGTCTTTCTTGCGGTCGTAATCCAGGCGGATGTCCTGACCCGCACCAGCCACCTCCCGCACCAGTGCGAAGCGCAGGGCATCGGTGCCGTAACGGTCGATCAGCAGCAGCGGATCGATGCCGTTACCGGCGCTCTTGCTCATCTTGCGGTTCTGCTCGTCCCGCACCAGGCCGTGGATGTACACGTCCTGGAACGGCATCTCGCCGGTGAACGCGCCGGCCATCATCGTCATCCGGGCCACCCAGAAGAAAATGATGTCGAAGCCCGTCACCAAGGTGCTGGTGGGGTACCAGCGCTGCAGATCAGCACGACCCGTATCGGGCCAACCCAGAGTGGAGAAGGGCCAGAGGCCACTGGAGAACCAGGTGTCGAGCACGTCTTCGTCCTGCTCGATCTCCGCCGCCGCGCCGTACTCGGCCTTGGCTTTCTCGAGGGCTTCGGCTTCGTTGCGGGCCACCACGTAAGGCGTGGTGTCGGCGTATTGGCCGCCGGTCTCGCTGATCACGAACCAGGCGGGGATGCGATGACCCCACCAGAGCTGCCGGCTGATGCACCAGTCGCGAATGTCGGTCAGCCAGTCGCGATACACCTTCTCCCAACGCTCGGGAATGAAGCGGGGATCCTGCTGTTCCAGCGCTTCGCGGCAGCGGGCCGCCAGGGGTTCGGTTTTGACAAACCACTGGGTGGAGAGCAGCGGCTCCACTGGCACCTTGCCGCGGTCGGAATAGGGAACGCTGTGGCGGTAGTCCTCCACCTTCACCAGCAGCCCCAGCTCCTCCAGACCAGCCACCACGGCCTTGCGGGCCTCGAAGCGATCCAGCCCCTCGAACTGGCCCGCCTCTTTGTTCATCGTGCCGTTCTTACGCATCACCGTGATCTGGGGCAGACCGTGGCGCTGGCCGATGGCGAAATCGTTGGGGTCGTGGGCGGGCGTCACCTTGACGCAGCCGGTGCCGAAATCCTTCTCCACATGGTCGTCGGCCACGATCGGAATTTCCCGCCCCACAAACGGCAGGGTGAGGGTCTGACCCACCAGATGGGAATAGCGCTCGTCGGTGGGATTCACCGCCACCGCAGTATCACCCAACATCGTTTCAGGCCGGGTGGTGGCCACCTCCAGATGGCCGTCGCCGCTGCTGAGGGGATAACGGAAATGCCAGAGGTGACCGTCCACCTCCTTCATCTCCACCTCGAGATCGCTCACCGCCGAGCCGGAGGCGGGGCACCAGTTCACCAGGTACTCACCGCGATAAATCAGCCCCTGCTCGTGCAGGCGCACGAAGGCCTCCTTCACCGCCTCACTCAGGCCCTCATCGAGGGTGAAGCGCTGGCGCTTCCAATCAACGGAATAGCCCAGCCGCCGCAGCTGGCCAACGATCCGCCCACCGCTCTCGGCCTTCCATTGCCAGGCCCGCTCCAGGAACGCGTCGCGGCCCAGATCGTGGCGGGTCTTTCCTTCCTCCTTGAGCTGCTTCTCAAGGATCGTCTGCACCGCAATCGAGGCGTGGTCGGTGCCGGGCAGGCAGAGCACGTTCTTTCCAGCCAGGCGCTGATAGCGCACGATCGTGTCGATCAAGGCCGTGTTGAAGGCATGGCCCATGTGCAGGCTGCCGGTGACGTTCGGCGGCGGGATCACCACCGAAAACGGTTCACCAGGCGCTTTGGGATCGGGATGAAAGGCTCCCTGGCTCTCCCAAGCCTGTTGCCAGCGCGCTTCCGTACCAACCGGGTCGTAGGTCTTGGCCAGTTCGGGCACGGAAGCGGTGCGATGCGTGCGCCATGCTCGCAAAGAGGAGAACGGACCAACTCAAGAAGGACCGACTTAAGAAGGACCAACTCACAATGGCGTCAGCATCTCCACCCTCCATCGTGAATCTGCGGATCTCAGCTGGACTGCTGCTTGTTGCCCTGGTTCTGAGTGGTTGCAGCGCGTTGTCCGGCAGCAAACCGGTGATGCTGTACATGGCCATGGTGATTGGCAAAGACGACCGCATCAGCAGCGACACCCAGAGAGACGCAAGAAAACGGGTCGATCTGATCGTGTCGAGCTTTCAGAAGCTCTATCCAAATGTTCAGGTGCAGCTGGCTCTCTACCAGCGCTCGAAGTTGATCTCCGAACTGCGCAGGCGCAACGCCGCTGATCTTGGACCCGACCTGGTGCTCACCGATGCCCAGCAGGCGAAAGACCTGCTTCGCGAAGGACTCACGGACCCCTTGCCCCAGACCGAGCGCAACACGGTTCAGACCGATCCCACCCTCATGGAACAGGTGCGTCTCACCGATGGGCGCCTCGCCGGGCAGCCCTTGGTGATGTTCCCCCAAATCGCCTGTTTCAACACCCAGGTGATCCAAAAGCCACCGGAAACCTTGAACGAACTGCTGGAAGTCGGTGCTGCCGGCGCCCGCGTGGGTCTTCCCGTGAACATGGACGAGGTGTTGTGGACAGCAGGAAGCCTCAACGCTTTGCCAGCACTGGCTGCAGCCTCCCGAAACCAGGCATTGTCAGCAGAAGAACGCGATCGCATCACTGGTTGGCTGACCTGGCTTCAACAAGCGAGCAATCAACGCAATATCAGTTTCTTTGAAAACCAAGGACAGCTGACCACACTGCTTGGCAGGCGTGAACTGGATTGGATCAGCTGCACTTCAGACATGTTCTTTCGTCTGCGAGAGCAACTCGGCGACGACTTCGGAATCGCTCCCTTGCCCAATGGGCCCGACGCACCCGCCGCACCAGTACATCTGCTGCGTGTTCTGGCCCTGGGCCGGGACTCCAGCAGCAGCCAACGCTCCATGGCGATTGCACTGAGCGATTACGTCACCAATCCGCTGGTCCAGAGAAATCTCTCGCTGTTATCAATGTCGTTCGTGCCCGTGAATCCAGACGTAATGATTCCCACGAAAAGCTCAAAAACGCTGGCATCACTAGAAAAGGCGCTCCAAGCATCGCAAGTTCAAGGCGACAATCTGAACGCGATTGACCAAGACGGACCGCTCTCCAGGCGGATGACCAACCTGCTGATTCCGCTCGTGTTCGGTGTCAGCCAGCCGCGAACGAGCACGGATGAACTGATTCCGATTCTGGGCCAGGGGTCATGAATCAACTGTTCTGGGAAATCATTGGCTGGCTGGGCTACCTGCAGCGCGCCTCGATCGTGTTTCAGCTGCTGCTGATCATTGTTCTGGTAACGCTCTGGCGCTGGCTGCGGAAACATCCCAAGCTGGCGAAAGTCCCCAGGCCGCTTCGCCTCCTGATCGCCCCAGCTGGACTGGGTCTGATCAGTGCCTTCGCCAGGAGCCTGGGCTGGGATGCAGGGTTGCTGACCTACCTGAGCTTGAGCTGGCTTGGGTGGAGCTTTCTGAGCTTGCTGGATGGCCTGCTGCAGCAACTGATGCCTGCACAACGCGTGCATGAACTGCAGAGTCGACTGATCAAGCCTCTGTACCTGATCACGGTGGTACTGATGTTCATCAATCGGCTCGACAACGTCAACGATTTGTCGGTGATCGAACTCGGCCAAGTGTTCGGCGTTTCGCTGACCTTGGGCAAATTGTTCACCTCCCTTCTCGTGAGCTATCTGCTGCTCGTGGGTACGGGCCCCCCTGCAGCGGGCGTGTCCTGGTTGATGCAAAAACTTCTCGGCTATTCCGAGGGAAGCCGGAAGGCTGTGGAGCTGATCATCCGTTATGTGGTCGTTGGTATCGGAGTCACGGCCGTGGGATTTCACATCGGCCTGAATGGCACCGCTCTGGTGGCCATCGCCGGTGGACTCTCCGTCGGCCTGGGCTTTGGGATCAAGGAGGTCTTTTCCAACTTCATCAGCGGCATCTGGCTCCTGTTTGAAGGATCCGTCCGTCCGGGCGAAGTGCTGATGGTCGATAACGACCCCTGCGAGGTGCGCAAGCTTGGCCTCAGAGCCACCCTGCTTTGGCGCGATCGCGACAACGCGGAACTCCTGATTCCCAATCAGATGTTCTTCACAGCTCAGGCCACCAGTTACACCGCCA
The sequence above is a segment of the Synechococcus sp. PROS-7-1 genome. Coding sequences within it:
- a CDS encoding sensor histidine kinase KdpD, with the translated sequence MSRTIFKRVRRPWSIARRFFLISFLMILAQAQVSTAISDGLFSYFLTSFLEDKMSRQLSRTSNVVTKRLDSFSVERAFNCCTLNDYQFLLRGLTFEDGKTAWIYGSAGLQAASGAGLYYSHQDLLDWSNQVIAEDDGFLIVNRDGNQAIALKAVKLPGGEQSGFYIYLRPVYSMPLLVIIGRIKFWSEIVLMLVLAVLMLGCLRLIFRPVRAIQRDLAAVELNELDSAFLDTNSQPSEFLPLLQEFNHMVERLRLASSRQKQFASTISHEFRTPLTVISGFIQSVLNRETMLSSSSIESLEVANRESLRINRMLSDLLDLIRAESNQLQILRESFESMASANEVVKLARKAYPARKIVLESELSASLLAIGDSDRLIQCLSNLIENAVKYSDSDSEVVLRINATAEKVIFNVVDHGQGIPEDQHQLIFDRFKRAQGVNLRRGESSSGLGLSIVKMFVLGMGGEVSVQSTVGKGSCFSIALNRANSPG
- a CDS encoding valine--tRNA ligase, giving the protein MPELAKTYDPVGTEARWQQAWESQGAFHPDPKAPGEPFSVVIPPPNVTGSLHMGHAFNTALIDTIVRYQRLAGKNVLCLPGTDHASIAVQTILEKQLKEEGKTRHDLGRDAFLERAWQWKAESGGRIVGQLRRLGYSVDWKRQRFTLDEGLSEAVKEAFVRLHEQGLIYRGEYLVNWCPASGSAVSDLEVEMKEVDGHLWHFRYPLSSGDGHLEVATTRPETMLGDTAVAVNPTDERYSHLVGQTLTLPFVGREIPIVADDHVEKDFGTGCVKVTPAHDPNDFAIGQRHGLPQITVMRKNGTMNKEAGQFEGLDRFEARKAVVAGLEELGLLVKVEDYRHSVPYSDRGKVPVEPLLSTQWFVKTEPLAARCREALEQQDPRFIPERWEKVYRDWLTDIRDWCISRQLWWGHRIPAWFVISETGGQYADTTPYVVARNEAEALEKAKAEYGAAAEIEQDEDVLDTWFSSGLWPFSTLGWPDTGRADLQRWYPTSTLVTGFDIIFFWVARMTMMAGAFTGEMPFQDVYIHGLVRDEQNRKMSKSAGNGIDPLLLIDRYGTDALRFALVREVAGAGQDIRLDYDRKKDTSATVEASRNFANKLWNATRFALMNLGGETPAQLGEPDPAALQLADRWILSRLARVNRETAERYGSYALGEAAKGLYEFAWNDVCDWYLELSKRRLNPGENPSAQALADQRVAKQVLAKVISQMHLMLHPLMPHLTEELWHSVTGEPETTFLALQPWPVLDETALDDGLEASFTELIAAIRVVRNLRAVAGLKPSQSVPVRFVTGRGELAAVLNQGTADITALTRAESVAVMAPAEADAAPVAKALAGVSGELQVLLPIEGLVDLEALKGRLEKDIAKAEKEIKGLAGRLGNPNFAGKAPPEVVAECRANLAEAEAQADLARKRLADLG
- a CDS encoding sugar ABC transporter substrate-binding protein; the encoded protein is MASASPPSIVNLRISAGLLLVALVLSGCSALSGSKPVMLYMAMVIGKDDRISSDTQRDARKRVDLIVSSFQKLYPNVQVQLALYQRSKLISELRRRNAADLGPDLVLTDAQQAKDLLREGLTDPLPQTERNTVQTDPTLMEQVRLTDGRLAGQPLVMFPQIACFNTQVIQKPPETLNELLEVGAAGARVGLPVNMDEVLWTAGSLNALPALAAASRNQALSAEERDRITGWLTWLQQASNQRNISFFENQGQLTTLLGRRELDWISCTSDMFFRLREQLGDDFGIAPLPNGPDAPAAPVHLLRVLALGRDSSSSQRSMAIALSDYVTNPLVQRNLSLLSMSFVPVNPDVMIPTKSSKTLASLEKALQASQVQGDNLNAIDQDGPLSRRMTNLLIPLVFGVSQPRTSTDELIPILGQGS
- a CDS encoding response regulator transcription factor, which encodes MESHQTQILIADDEANILMLLNMELEAEGYSVLACDDGSKALAQIRESRPALALLDWNMPMITGLDVCRRLRETGNQLPVIMITARDEMDDRIAALEAGADDFIAKPFNIREVLARVKALLRRSSTASADHLNFGDLQLNGPERCCTYAGTPLNLTVREFDLLECFMRNPRQALSRPQLIQHVWGEDYFGDDNVVDVYVRYLRKKLEDVVPERIIQTIRGIGFALRLEA
- a CDS encoding mechanosensitive ion channel family protein, whose amino-acid sequence is MNQLFWEIIGWLGYLQRASIVFQLLLIIVLVTLWRWLRKHPKLAKVPRPLRLLIAPAGLGLISAFARSLGWDAGLLTYLSLSWLGWSFLSLLDGLLQQLMPAQRVHELQSRLIKPLYLITVVLMFINRLDNVNDLSVIELGQVFGVSLTLGKLFTSLLVSYLLLVGTGPPAAGVSWLMQKLLGYSEGSRKAVELIIRYVVVGIGVTAVGFHIGLNGTALVAIAGGLSVGLGFGIKEVFSNFISGIWLLFEGSVRPGEVLMVDNDPCEVRKLGLRATLLWRDRDNAELLIPNQMFFTAQATSYTATDRLRRSEIRIGAAYRHDPRQVLQLLEETALNVPRVLKAPAPRALQVKYGDSAIEYSLRYWIADPMSNIGIVSEVNQAIWTAFKREGIEIPFPQQVNTIRERPSLMSGRDAQEKPDKTRH
- a CDS encoding PhnD/SsuA/transferrin family substrate-binding protein, which encodes MLNSRIKAGLSTVAALMLMGCVRSPVSTTSESSSEQPQVDLRISEEPYQSQDRINRRMSVVTGYLKKATGLNIEYVPAINYAHSHAMLQRGLIDVLNVGVYGGHRLRQIMPSVEPLVVQKKSFRMVLLGRHRMLRSMSLSGPMKLNQLVGMRVGFGSRHSGAAFLQPLLEMKTQGFDYELIGGCLHEPMQDNLADLVAEGMVDFAFVASFGGDPLQQVPESLRSEVGVVWTSSLRRNDYFAAAGKGITPQVMDKLDQVRDALVALNPSTQNGKLVLDQWGYLGFELPSERFPDRIHSEIDQLLDETISLPSC